Sequence from the uncultured Bacteroides sp. genome:
ATGGCGATAACTCATTTTTCCCATACCAGCAACGAAAGGAGCAAAGGTGCGGACTATTGGTACAAATCTAGCTAAAATGATTGTTTTGCCTCCATATTTTTCATAGAAGGCATGAGTCTTGTCCAGATAACTTTGTCTGAAAATCTTAGAATTAGGATTACTGAATAGCTTTGTTCCAAAAAACCGCCCTATAATATAATTGGATGCATCACCTAATACTGCTGCTGCAATAAGCATTAAAACAAGTAAATGAACGTTCATGTTATTGGTAGAAATGGAAGCCAAGGTTCCTGCTACGAATAGTAAAGAGTCGCCCGGCAAGAAAGGAGTTATAACAAGTCCTGTTTCACAGAAAATAAGGAAAAAAAGAATTGCGTAAATCAAAAGGCCGTATTGTGCAACTAATGCAGGTAATTGAGTATCTATGTGAAGTGCAAAATCAATAATAAATTGAATATATTCCATATCTGTAGTCTTTTATTAATATAGGTACAAAGATAAAAAATATTAAGCATTCTGTCTTAAAAACATGATAGAAATAATTCTGTGATTCCCATTGTTTTTAAAATTTAATTCCACTCCTTGTCTAATCTTACTTTATATTATTTTATTCTCTTGTACAAAAGATTGTTTTCTTCTGTACAAAAGAATTAATTGTTCTGTACAGAAGAATACATTCTTTTGTACAAGGATTTAAAAATGTTAGGCCACAGATTTATTTTGTCTGGTTAAATGTATTTGAGTTTGCTGCCTGACAATGGAATTATTGCCTGATTTTATATTTTATTATAGCAATATATGAAACAATATTCTATCCTTTTCTGTTAATTTACCTTCAAATGCAAATGTATTATAGAACAAACAAGATATAAACTTCAAATATAATTAAGAAAACAATGAATAACTTTATTTTTCAGAATCCCACTAAATTAATTTTTGGGAAAGGCATGATTGCTTCTTTGGCAAATGAAATTCCAGCAGATAAGCGAATTATGATCACCTTTGGAGGTGGTAGCGTCAAAGCAAACGGAGTTTACGCTCAAGTGACTGAGGCTCTTAAAAATCATCATACGATTGAGTTTTGGGGCATAGAACCTAATCCGGCTATAGAAACCTTGCGTAAAGCTATTGCACTTGGTAAAGAAGAAAAGGTAGACTATCTTTTGGCTGTAGGTGGTGGTTCCGTTATTGACGGAACAAAGCTTATTGCTGCCGGATTGCTTTATGATGGCGATGCCTGGGATTTGGTGTTGAATAATAAACTGATAAATGGACTTGTGCCTTTGGCCACAGTGCTCACTTTACCGGCAACGGGTTCTGAAATGAACAGTGGGGCTGTAATCTCCCGTAAGGAAACAAAGGAAAAGTTTGCTTTGGGATTAGGATTTCCTGTTTTTTCAATTTTAGATCCTGAGGTTACCTTCTCACTTCCTCCGCATCAGGTGGCCTGTGGTATAGCCGATACTTTTGTTCATGTGGTAGAGCAGTATATGACTGTTGTAGGCCAATCCAGACTGATGGACCGATGGGCAGAAGGCATTCTTCAGACATTGGTCGAAATAGCACCGAAGATAAAAGAAAACCAGAAAAATTATGATCTGATGGCCGATTTTATGCTTTCGGCAACTATGGCATTGAATGGATTTATTGCACAAGGGGTGTCGCAGGATTGGGCCACTCACATGATTGGACATGAGCTTACAGCGCTTCATGGATTAACTCATGGTGCGTCTCTTGCCATTGTTTATCCGGGAACATTGAGGGTGCTTAAAGAAAAGAAAGGAGATAAAATTCTGCAGTTTGGCGAACGAGTATGGGGAATTACTGAAGGAACCCGTGAGCAGCGCATTGATTCTGCTATTGAAAAAACAGAGAATTTCTTCCGCTCCATAGGTTTATCTACTCGTTTGCACGAAGAAAATATTGGCAATGAAACAATAGATGAGATTGAAAGCCGCTTTAATCAACGAGGTATGGCTGTTGGTGAAAATGGTGATGTGACTGGTGCTGTAGCGAAAAAGATATTGAAGAGCTGTTTGTTAAGTCAGCCAACAGGGGAATAGAGGCAATAACTTTATTCTTCTTTAAAATAAAACAAGGCATACGAAAAAGGACTCTGAGTTCTCGTTTTCGTATACCTTGTTTATTTCGATCTATTGTTTATAGGTACAGACTGTTACATAAATTTAAGCTCTGCCTTTCCACCTTTTTCAATAGGGAACTCAATAAATTTCTGATTGCTGAAGGTCTTTTTTATCTCTTTTCCTTTAACCTGTACTTTAGAGATATTTTCGGGAACCTTTAGTTTATAGATTCCACCATAGGTCGATTGAATGGCACACTGAGCAAGTTTTCCGTTACTCCAGGTAACATCTACTGTTGCTCCGCCACGAGCTCTTAGTCCTTTGAAACTACCTTCCAACCAGCTATCAGGCACAGCTGGGAGAAGATTGATAAACCCTTCATGACTTTGCAACAACATTTCCATTATACCGGCTGATCCACCAAAGTTACCATCAATCTGGAAGGGAGGATGCGCACAGAATAGGTTAGGGAATGTTCCCCCGCCTCTTTGACTTGGTGTTTCAGGTTTATAACTTGGAGTAAGCAGACTCTTGAAAAGCTTGTAGGCGCGGTTGCCGTCTCCCAGTCTTGACCAGAAATTCATTTTCCATGCACGCGACCATCCCGTTGCTTCATCTCCCCTGCGATTAAGCGTTACCTTGCAAGCTTCTGCCAAATCGGGTGTTTGACTAAGTGTTATCTGATTTCCCGGGTGCAATCCGTAAAGATGAGACACATGACGATGATGTACATCTGTTTCTTTGTAATCTTCCAGCCATTCCATCAGATAACCATCCTTGCTCACCTGCAAAGGAGGTAGTTTCAGAGAAGCAGCTATAAGTTGATTGCGATATTCATTATCACATTCCAGAATCTGTGATGCTTTTATCACATTTGAGAAAAGCTCGCGAACCAGTTCGTTGTCCATTGTTGGTCCCATACAAACACTGACCGGCTTATCTCCGTTCTTCACAAAGAAACTATTCTCGGGTGATGAACTAGGTGCTGTAACCAGCCAGCCATGGATGGGTTCATTAATCATTGTAGAGAGAAAGAATTCCGATGCTCCCTTTAGAATGGGATAAATCTCTTTAAGATAAGAGCGGGCATCTTCCGTTTTGTTATCTCCCAGGAATTGATAATGATCCCACAAATGAGCGCAAAGCCATGCTCCGCCTGTGTTGGTAGCTCCCCATGAAGGATGTTCTCCAGGAGCAGTATACTTCCATACATTGGTCATCATATGTGCTACCCATCCTTTGGCATCTTTCCCGTAAAAGGCTTGTGCGGAAGCTTTCCCTGAAGCAGTCAGGCTGTCTGTTAGCGACAAAAGAGGCTGATAAAGGTCTGCAAGATTTCCCGGTTCCATAAGCCAATAGTTCATCTGGATATTGATGTTCAGGTGATAATCGCCGTTCCATGGTGTACTGATTGTATTTGCCCATAATCCTTGCAGATTGGGTGGGAGAGTACCGGGGCGTGTACTGCTTATAAACAAATAACGTCCGTATTGCATATAGAGAGCAGCCAGTGCCGGATCATCTTCCATTTGAAATAGACGGATGCGCTCATCTGTTGTTAGCTGTAGCTTACGTTGTGTATTTGCCGTTATTGACCCCGGGCTTCCTATATTTACATCAACCCGATTGAAGAGTTTTTGATAATCATCAATATGTTCCTTCTTTAAACCGCTGTACGTAGAGTTAAAAGCCTTAGCCATAAGCGGGTTTACCAATGATTCGTATTCTTGACTACCTAAGTTGAAGTCTGTTCCGGCAGAGATATAGAGCTCTACGCTATTTGCATTTTTCACTTCCAGACCTTCGTTGCTCACGGACACACTTCCGCCATGGGTTTTTGCCCTGAGTTTAGCCAGAAATGATACACCATCTTTACCTTTTACTCCGCTATCCAGAGCTCCTTCCATTACCAGCTGGTTTTTATCTACGCTAACCGTGGCTCGTTCGGGGCGATTAAACATTGCTTTGAAAGAAACTGCACCCATCACATCAGGAGCGCTGATTCTGATAACGATTACATCTTTGGTTCTGGAAACAAAATATTCCCGCAAATATTCAACTCCGTCCTTATAAAAGCAGGTCTTGGCAACAGCATTATTCAAATCTAGTTCACGTTCGTAAGAATCTTCTTTGTTGTATTCCGGTGAGTTTTTTTTTGCTTTCTTGTTGTACGAATAAGCTATATCCAGATTTCCCAGCATCTGAAAGCTACCGTAAGTGCCTCCCATTTCTGGTTTTACAGGAACAAAGTGCTTATACATTACCTCTTGAGCTTCCTCGTTTTTACCTTGCAAAAGCAATTCTCTTATTTGGGGAAGGTAAGTTGCTGCCTCGGGATTATTGTAATTCGCTTCCGAACCAGACCACATGGAAATGTCATTTAATACTATACGTTCCTTGTCAATTCCCCCATCAGGCATCATTCCCAAACGTCCATTTCCCAATGGCAAGGTTTCTTCCCATAATTGGGCTGGAGCATTGTAATGTAAGCGAAGATTTGGATTAGGAATAGTCTGAATTTTCTTTGCAATTACAGGTATATCTGCTAAAGCAAGTAGAGCAAAAAAGAAAATCAGAAACTTACAGAATGTAGTTTTCATAATGAATGATAGATTTAAGTGCAATATTCTAATTTATTGGTAACTATATAATTAATTATTCTGATGGCTGCCAATAAAGAACTTGATTCCAGAGATTAAAATGAAGCAATGAAATAAGGTATAAAAATAATAAGGCCAACCGTTGCAGCAGCAATGGCACAGATAAGCACTGCTCCGGCAGCAATATCTTTCACATCACCTGCCGTTTTGTTTTGTTGGGGAGAGACTAGATTAACTAATCTTTCAATGGCTGTGTTAAATGCTTCAGCGGCAAAAACCAAACCTATACATAATATGATTGCTATCCATTCTATCGCAGTGATGTGGAATAAGAATCCGCAGATAATTACAGCAGTTGTAATTGCGGAGTGTATCCATGCATTCTGCTCTTTACGGATAAAGCTACCTATGCCTTTCCAGGCATAGGTGAAGCTTTTTAATCGTTTTTTTGTGCTGAATTGCTCCATAATGTTAGTTTCGGCTGACTTGCTTAACGCCTTTTATGCCCTGAAGCTTTTTAATCAGTGCAGCCAGTCGTGAAGTATCGTCAATGGTAACGGTCAGCGTTCCCGAAAAGAGCCCATCGTTAGAATTAATGCCGATAGATCTCAAATTAACATCCTTCTCTTTTGAAATAATAGAGGTAATATTGGTCACAATACCTATATCATCATGTCCTATTACCCTTAGAGTGATAGGATATTGTTTGCCAAGAGCTTTCCCAGCCCATCGCGCTTTAACAATGCGGTAACTGAAACGTTCCATCATTTGCGGGGCATTTGGACAATCTTCACGGTGAATCTTAATTCCTCCTGATACAGTGACAAAGCCAAATACGTCATCACCATAGATAGGATTACAGCATTTTGCCAATTTAAAGTCCAGCCCTTTCAGATTCTGGTCAATTACCAGAACATCGTCCTTGGTACCCTTTTCATCTACGACAGGTGGAAGGTTATAAGTCTCTGCACTTCGGTAGGGCAGGTCTTCGTGAGTTTCGGTCTCTTTTTTCAGAAGCTCGGAGTATTTCTCCAGGATATCATTAACTTCCAGTGTTTCATCGGCAATCTTCAGGTAGAAGTCTGTAACAGTCTTAAATCCAAGCTTCTTTATCATACGCATCATCACCGATTCATCGTATTCTAACTTGCGATTCTTGAATTTCCTCTGCAATGTTTCTTTGGCAAAGTCGGTTTGTTTGCCGGCTATTTCCTTTAACTCCTGACGTATTTTATTGCGAGCCTTTGAGGTGGTT
This genomic interval carries:
- a CDS encoding diacylglycerol kinase family protein, translated to MEQFSTKKRLKSFTYAWKGIGSFIRKEQNAWIHSAITTAVIICGFLFHITAIEWIAIILCIGLVFAAEAFNTAIERLVNLVSPQQNKTAGDVKDIAAGAVLICAIAAATVGLIIFIPYFIASF
- a CDS encoding DedA family protein, whose translation is MEYIQFIIDFALHIDTQLPALVAQYGLLIYAILFFLIFCETGLVITPFLPGDSLLFVAGTLASISTNNMNVHLLVLMLIAAAVLGDASNYIIGRFFGTKLFSNPNSKIFRQSYLDKTHAFYEKYGGKTIILARFVPIVRTFAPFVAGMGKMSYRHFAHYNIVGGIIWVALITYIGYFLGSLEIVQHNLKFLIVLIVAVSVLPAIIEIWRNKRKGKAA
- a CDS encoding glycoside hydrolase family 95 protein, coding for MKTTFCKFLIFFFALLALADIPVIAKKIQTIPNPNLRLHYNAPAQLWEETLPLGNGRLGMMPDGGIDKERIVLNDISMWSGSEANYNNPEAATYLPQIRELLLQGKNEEAQEVMYKHFVPVKPEMGGTYGSFQMLGNLDIAYSYNKKAKKNSPEYNKEDSYERELDLNNAVAKTCFYKDGVEYLREYFVSRTKDVIVIRISAPDVMGAVSFKAMFNRPERATVSVDKNQLVMEGALDSGVKGKDGVSFLAKLRAKTHGGSVSVSNEGLEVKNANSVELYISAGTDFNLGSQEYESLVNPLMAKAFNSTYSGLKKEHIDDYQKLFNRVDVNIGSPGSITANTQRKLQLTTDERIRLFQMEDDPALAALYMQYGRYLFISSTRPGTLPPNLQGLWANTISTPWNGDYHLNINIQMNYWLMEPGNLADLYQPLLSLTDSLTASGKASAQAFYGKDAKGWVAHMMTNVWKYTAPGEHPSWGATNTGGAWLCAHLWDHYQFLGDNKTEDARSYLKEIYPILKGASEFFLSTMINEPIHGWLVTAPSSSPENSFFVKNGDKPVSVCMGPTMDNELVRELFSNVIKASQILECDNEYRNQLIAASLKLPPLQVSKDGYLMEWLEDYKETDVHHRHVSHLYGLHPGNQITLSQTPDLAEACKVTLNRRGDEATGWSRAWKMNFWSRLGDGNRAYKLFKSLLTPSYKPETPSQRGGGTFPNLFCAHPPFQIDGNFGGSAGIMEMLLQSHEGFINLLPAVPDSWLEGSFKGLRARGGATVDVTWSNGKLAQCAIQSTYGGIYKLKVPENISKVQVKGKEIKKTFSNQKFIEFPIEKGGKAELKFM
- a CDS encoding iron-containing alcohol dehydrogenase, coding for MNNFIFQNPTKLIFGKGMIASLANEIPADKRIMITFGGGSVKANGVYAQVTEALKNHHTIEFWGIEPNPAIETLRKAIALGKEEKVDYLLAVGGGSVIDGTKLIAAGLLYDGDAWDLVLNNKLINGLVPLATVLTLPATGSEMNSGAVISRKETKEKFALGLGFPVFSILDPEVTFSLPPHQVACGIADTFVHVVEQYMTVVGQSRLMDRWAEGILQTLVEIAPKIKENQKNYDLMADFMLSATMALNGFIAQGVSQDWATHMIGHELTALHGLTHGASLAIVYPGTLRVLKEKKGDKILQFGERVWGITEGTREQRIDSAIEKTENFFRSIGLSTRLHEENIGNETIDEIESRFNQRGMAVGENGDVTGAVAKKILKSCLLSQPTGE